A window from Cydia pomonella isolate Wapato2018A chromosome 8, ilCydPomo1, whole genome shotgun sequence encodes these proteins:
- the LOC133520329 gene encoding fibrillin-1-like codes for MCVPNCKTQCGNGICISPDQCNCIKGYIFDKYHNPMCVPHCDPKCGYGTCIAPNKCKCNAGFTFDYKNNPMCVPHCKTECGNGTCIAPDVCKCDVGYEFDDIYSSMCVPKCRKDCGKGTCIAPNECNCNTGYIFDTKSNPMCVPNCKTECGNGTCIAPDKCTCDVGYEFDNIHSPMCVPQCKTECGNGTCIAPDVCKCDVGYEFDNIHSPTCVPQCKTECGNGTCIAPDECKCDVGYELDYSKTPFCVPKCRNNCGNGICIAPDECKCNTGYTFDNKSNPMCVVNCKTECGNGTCIAPDKCTCDVGYEFDNIHSPMCVPQCKIECGNGTCIAPDVCKCDVGYEFDNMHSPTCVPQCKTQCGNGTCIAPDECDCAKGYTLDKNQSPMCVPQCDIKCGNGYCMGPNQCKCHTGYKLDDDKKPMCVPQCTNECPNGTCVAPNECKCHVGFKLNAKNICVPQCDVECDHGLCIAPNKCECHTGYKYDSNSNPMCVPECYSGCGNGTCLAPNECKCNAGYEFDNKSNPMCVPQCHNECGKGTCIAPNNCKCDESYKFDKYHNPMCVPQCNIDCGNGSCVSPNHCQCDTGYKFTKNSNPICEPICHNDCGNGSCIAPDKCECDKGYLFHKDKNTCVPQCDNICGNGNCVAPNVCKCFKGYKVDEEKGLNCVPDCGNCEGHCYAPGKCECDPPLIATHVTFDGKDCSTNTDECERIVCKINATITTTKEPIFPTREDVLRDEHELVDTKDDKIKLPEHNIIRNKLYEQEVEKNEKVEIKIISNKEKSKSDDGSKYNYYDVNNSTPARVSKVLEENMEKQKQKNKDWKQSGWIFLPIVGIVGSLVFASIKLIRKWL; via the exons ATGTGCGTTCCAAATTGTAAAACCCAATGTGGCAATGGAATTTGTATAAGTCCAGACCAATGCAATTGTATTAAAGGTTACATATTTGACAAATACCATAACCCAATGTGTGTGCCTCATTGTGATCCTAAGTGTGGATATGGAACTTGCATTGCGCCAAATAAATGCAAGTGTAATGCAGGATTTACATttgattacaaaaataatcCAATGTGCGTTCCTCATTGCAAAACTGAATGTGGCAATGGAACTTGCATAGCACCAGATGTCTGCAAATGTGATGTTGGATATGAATTTGACGACATTTATAGCTCAATGTGTGTACCAAAATGTAGAAAGGACTGTGGAAAAGGAACTTGTATAGCGCCCAACGAATGCAATTGCAATACAggatatatttttgacactAAAAGTAACCCAATGTGCGTTCCTAATTGTAAAACTGAATGTGGCAATGGGACTTGCATAGCACCAGATAAATGCACGTGTGATGTTGGATATGAATTTGACAACATTCATAGCCCAATGTGCGTTCCGCAATGTAAAACTGAATGTGGCAATGGAACTTGCATAGCACCAGATGTTTGCAAATGTGATGTTGGATATGAATTTGACAATATTCATAGCCCAACGTGCGTTCCGCAATGTAAAACTGAATGCGGCAATGGAACTTGCATAGCTCCAGATGAATGTAAGTGTGATGTCGGGTATGAATTAGACTACAGTAAAACCCCATTTTGTGTACCAAAATGTAGAAATAATTGCGGAAATGGAATTTGCATAGCGCCAGACGAATGCAAGTGCAATACAGGATATACATTTGACAATAAAAGTAATCCAATGTGCGTTGTTAATTGCAAAACTGAATGTGGCAATGGGACTTGCATAGCACCAGATAAATGCACGTGTGATGTTGGATATGAATTTGATAACATTCATAGCCCAATGTGCGTTCCGCAATGTAAAATTGAATGTGGCAATGGAACTTGTATAGCACCAGATGTCTGCAAATGTGATGTTGGATATGAATTTGACAACATGCATAGCCCAACGTGCGTTCCGCAATGTAAAACTCAATGTGGCAATGGAACTTGCATAGCTCCAGATGAATGCGATTGTGCAAAGGGTTACACATTAGATAAAAATCAAAGCCCAATGTGCGTACCGCAATGCGATATCAAATGTGGAAATGGGTACTGTATGGGTCCCAATCAATGTAAATGCCATACAGGATACAAGTTAGATGATGATAAAAAACCCATGTGTGTACCACAATGTACCAACGAATGTCCAAATGGAACTTGCGTTGCACCAAATGAATGCAAATGTCACGTAGGATTTaaattaaatgcaaaaaatatatgCGTACCCCAATGTGATGTTGAATGTGACCATGGTTTATGTATTGCACCCAACAAATGTGAATGTCACACGGGATATAAATATGACAGTAATAGTAATCCAATGTGTGTACCTGAATGTTATTCAGGTTGCGGAAACGGGACATGCTTAGCACCAAACGAATGCAAGTGCAATGCAGGATATGAATTTGATAACAAGAGTAACCCAATGTGTGTACCACAATGTCATAATGAATGTGGAAAAGGGACTTGCATTGCTCCAAATAACTGCAAGTGCGACGAAAGTTACAAATTTGACAAGTATCACAACCCAATGTGCGTACCTCAATGCAATATCGATTGTGGCAACGGCTCCTGTGTATCACCTAATCATTGTCAATGTGACACAGGTTATAAATTTACCAAAAACAGTAACCCAATTTGTGAACCGATATGTCATAATGATTGCGGAAATGGTTCTTGCATAGCACCAGATAAATGCGAGTGTGATAAAGGTTACTTATttcataaagataaaaatacctGTGTACCTCAATGTGATAACATATGTGGTAACGGAAACTGTGTGGCGCCTAATGTATGTAAATGTTTTAAAGGATATAAAGTTGACGAAGAAAAGGGATTAAATTGTGTTCCTGATTGTGGAAATTGTGAAGGACACTGTTATGCACCAGGAAAATGTGAATGCGATCCTCCTTTGATAGCTACACATGTTACATTTGATGGTAAAGATTGTAGCACTAATACTGACGAGTGTGAACGCATTGTTTGTAAAATTAATGCTACTATAACGACTACTAAGGAACCAATATTTCCTACTAGAGAAGATGTCCTTAGAGATGAGCATGAACTTGTAGATACAAAAGACGACAAAATTAAATTGCCTGAGCATAACATTATCAGAAATAAACTGTATGAACAAGAGgttgaaaaaaatgaaaaggtagaaataaaaataattagcaaTAAAGAAAAATCGAAAAGTGACGATGGTTCCAAATATAACTATTATGATGTCAATAATTCAACACCAGCAAGGGTATCTAAAGTTTTAGAAGAAAATATGGaaaaacagaaacaaaaaaacaaagatTG GAAGCAATCCGGCTGGATTTTTTTGCCAATAGTTGGCATCGTTGGATCCCTAGTATTTGCTTCAATTAAACTAATACGAAAATGGCTATAA